A section of the Methanosarcina mazei S-6 genome encodes:
- a CDS encoding type IV pilin produces the protein MDLKKLFSNNKAVSPVIGVVLMVAITVILAAAIGSSVFGQGPAKSAPQANINAKFIDGDTLVIEHLGGDTIVWENTQIRLTREDGILTDLNGPAMSTPSSSDIVTVPTDPAQFSVGDLETFIVSTDKLPAGKVYNVKITDKLSNQLICDKTLRT, from the coding sequence ATGGATCTCAAAAAATTATTTAGCAATAATAAAGCAGTGTCCCCGGTTATCGGTGTCGTGCTGATGGTTGCAATAACCGTCATCCTCGCCGCTGCAATCGGCTCTTCCGTCTTTGGTCAGGGACCTGCAAAATCTGCACCGCAGGCGAACATCAATGCAAAGTTTATTGACGGGGATACCTTAGTAATTGAACATCTTGGTGGAGACACCATTGTTTGGGAGAATACGCAAATTCGCCTTACCCGTGAAGATGGTATCCTTACTGATCTAAACGGGCCAGCTATGTCTACTCCAAGCTCTTCTGATATAGTTACTGTCCCAACAGACCCAGCACAATTTTCCGTTGGAGATCTAGAAACATTCATTGTTTCTACAGACAAGTTACCTGCCGGCAAAGTTTATAATGTGAAAATTACCGACAAACTCTCTAACCAGCTGATTTGCGACAAAACACTGAGAACTTAA